A DNA window from Shewanella baltica contains the following coding sequences:
- the azu gene encoding azurin, which yields MKAKSTALRNVTSTSLIGLGLLFASQASANECELKIAATDAMQFDTKELSVPASCKEVTLTLTHSGTLPKAAMGHNWVLTKAADMSAVATEGMSAGPDAAYVKAGDTRVIAHTPLVGGGESTSITFSTAGMSATEAYQFFCSFPGHWAIMQGSFKLKA from the coding sequence ATGAAAGCAAAAAGCACAGCTTTACGTAACGTGACCAGCACTAGCCTAATCGGCCTCGGATTATTATTCGCTAGCCAAGCGAGTGCCAACGAATGTGAACTGAAAATTGCCGCCACTGATGCAATGCAATTTGACACTAAAGAGCTGTCTGTACCTGCAAGCTGTAAAGAAGTGACCTTAACCTTAACCCACTCAGGCACTTTGCCAAAAGCAGCTATGGGCCATAACTGGGTATTAACTAAGGCTGCCGATATGTCAGCCGTAGCGACCGAAGGTATGAGTGCCGGTCCTGATGCAGCCTATGTCAAAGCGGGTGATACTCGCGTTATCGCTCACACGCCATTAGTGGGCGGCGGCGAATCAACGTCTATCACCTTTAGCACTGCTGGCATGAGCGCTACTGAAGCCTACCAATTCTTCTGTAGCTTCCCAGGTCACTGGGCGATTATGCAAGGTAGTTTCAAGCTAAAAGCTTAA